A part of Xenopus tropicalis strain Nigerian chromosome 4, UCB_Xtro_10.0, whole genome shotgun sequence genomic DNA contains:
- the large2 gene encoding glycosyltransferase-like protein LARGE2 precursor (The RefSeq protein has 1 substitution compared to this genomic sequence), whose product MHLSCRSKAKFLALALLLLSAATWLYLSVGETEYGPSLGPVAPHFSATPSLQLELESRLRVAEEENRRLRQQLGEMRNEEQSTGVGTEGDNSSHCEHRSLTEKCELIHVAIVCAGHNSSRDVVTLVKSILFHRRNPLHLHLITDAVALRVLGNLFKTWMVPSLQISFYNASELKPDVAWIPNKHYSGIYGLLKLTLTKALPSDLSKVIVLDTDITFATDIAELWAIFKKFTGEQVLGLVENQSDWYLGNLWKNHKPWPALGRGFNTGVILLLLDKLRLIGWEEMWRLTAERELMNMLSTSLADQDIFNAVIKSSPTLVYQLPCYWNVQLSDHTRSEQCYSELADLKVIHWNSPHKLRVKNKHVELFRTLYLTFLEYDGSLLRRELIGCPSEGEQQGGSQAALSQLDEEDPCYDFRRESLASHRVHLSFLPHVTPPPDPYDVTLVAQLSMDRLQMLELICRHWDGPMSLALYLSDAEAQQFLRYAQASEVLQSRTNVAYHVVYKEGQLYPVNLLRNVALKNSQTPYVFLSDIDFLPMYGLYEYLRKSISQQDLTGPPKALIVPAFETLRYRLSFPKSKAELLSMLDTGALYTFRYHVWEKGHAPTDYAKWRTATTPYRVEWAPDFEPYVVVRRDCPEYDQRFLGFGWNKVSHIMELDAQEHELLVLPNAFIIHMPHAPSFDISKFRSSENYRLCVQALKEEFHQDLSRRYGSAALKYLTAERNR is encoded by the exons ATGCACCTCTCCTGTCGCAGCAAAGCCAAGTTCCTGGCCCTCGCTTTACTGCTGCTGTCTGCTGCAACCTGGTTGTACCTGTCTGTGGGGGAGACAGAAT ATGGTCCATCCCTGGGGCCGGTAGCCCCTCATTTTTCGGCCACACCGTCCCTCCAGTTAGAGCTGGAGAGCCGCCTGCGGGTAGCTGAGGAGGAGAATCGGAGACTGCGCCAGCAACTGGGCGAGATGAGGAATGAGGAGCAAAGCACCGGAGTAGGGACGGAAGGGGACAACAGCAGCCATTGTGAGCACAGGAGCCTGACTGAGAAGTGTGAA CTGATCCACGTGGCCATAGTCTGCGCCGGCCATAACAGCAGCCGAGATGTGGTGACCCTGGTGAAGTCCATTCTGTTCCACAG GAGAAACCCCTTACATCTGCACCTGATCACGGACGCCGTGGCTCTGCGCGTGCTGGGGAACCTGTTCAAGACCTGGATGGTGCCGTCCCTACAGATCAGCTTCTATAACGCAAGTGAGCTGAAG CCGGACGTTGCGTGGATCCCAAACAAACATTACTCGGGGATATATGGGTTACTGAAGCTCACACTGACCAAGGCGCTGCCCTCCGACCTCTCCAAGGTCATCGTCCTGGACACGGACATCACGTTTGCCACCGACATTGCCGAGCTCTGGGCAATCTTTAAGAAGTTCACAG GTGAGCAAGTTCTGGGTCTGGTGGAGAATCAGAGTGACTGGTACCTGGGGAACCTGTGGAAGAACCACAAGCCGTGGCCTGCCTTGGGCCGAGGATTCAACACAG GGGTCATTCTGCTGCTGTTGGACAAGCTGCGCCTGATTGGCTGGGAGGAGATGTGGCGACTGACAGCGGAGAGGGAGTTGATGAATATGCTGAGCACCTCGCTGGCTGACCAG GATATATTCAATGCTGTTATCAAGAGTTCCCCTACTCTAGTCTATCAGCTTCCCTGTTACTGGAACGTGCAGCTCTCCGACCACACGCGCTCCGAGCAGTGTTACAGCGAGCTGGCCGACCTCAAG GTCATTCACTGGAACTCCCCCCACAAGCTGCGAGTCAAGAACAAGCACGTTGAACTATTCCGCACCCTGTACCTGACTTTCCTAGAGTACGACGGGAGCCTCCTGCGCCGAGAGCTGATTGGCTGTCCGAGTGAAGGGGAACAGCAGGGGGGCAGCCAG GCTGCTCTGTCGCAATTGGACGAGGAAGACCCATGCTATGATTTCCGGAGGGAGAGCCTTGCATCCCACCGCGTCCACCTGTCCTTCCTGCCGCACGTAACCCCGCCCCCGGACCCCTATGATGTCACGCTGGTGGCACAGCTCTCTATGGACAG GCTGCAAATGCTGGAGCTGATCTGCCGGCACTGGGACGGCCCAATGAGCCTGGCCCTGTACCTGTCGGACGCGGAGGCGCAGCAGTTCCTACGCTATGCCCAGGCCTCCGAGGTGCTGCAGTCTCGCACCAACGTCGCCTACCATGTGGTCTATAAGGAGGGGCAGCTGTACCCCGTCAACCTCCTGCGCAACGTGGCCCTGAAGAACTCGCAGACCCCTTACGTCTTCCTGTCGGATATTGATTTCCTGCCCATGTACGGACTCTATGAATACTTACG gaaaTCCATATCCCAGCAGGACCTGACCGGCCCCCCCAAGGCTCTTATCGTTCCCGCCTTTGAGACTCTCCGTTACCGGCTTTCTTTCCCCAAGTCCAAGACAGAGCTACTCTCCATGCTGGATACGGGGGCGCTCTACACCTTCAG GTACCACGTATGGGAGAAAGGTCACGCCCCCACAGATTATGCCAAGTGGAGGACTGCGACCACCCCGTACCGGGTGGAGTGGGCGCCAGACTTCGAGCCGTACGTAGTGGTGAGACGGGACTGCCCTGAGTATGACCAGCGCTTCCTCGGCTTTGGCTGGAACAAAGTGTCGCACATCATGGAGCTGGATGCCCAG GAACAtgaactgctggttctgcctaACGCCTTTATCATCCACATGCCCCACGCTCCCAGCTTCGACATCTCCAAGTTCCGCTCCAGCGAAAATTACCGCCTGTGCGTCCAGGCCCTTAAGGAGGAGTTTCACCAAGACTTGTCCCGGCGCTACGGTTCCGCCGCCCTAAAATACCTCACGGCTGAGCGCAACCGGTGA
- the large2 gene encoding LARGE xylosyl- and glucuronyltransferase 2 isoform X1: MHLSCRSKAKFLALALLLLSAATWLYLSVGETEYGPSLGPVAPHFSATPSLQLELESRLRVAEEENRRLRQQLGEMRNEEQSTGVGTEGDNSSHCEHRSLTEKCELIHVAIVCAGHNSSRDVVTLVKSILFHRRNPLHLHLITDAVALRVLGNLFKTWMVPSLQISFYNASELKPDVAWIPNKHYSGIYGLLKLTLTKALPSDLSKVIVLDTDITFATDIAELWAIFKKFTGEQVLGLVENQSDWYLGNLWKNHKPWPALGRGFNTGVILLLLDKLRLIGWEEMWRLTAERELMNMLSTSLADQDIFNAVIKSSPTLVYQLPCYWNVQLSDHTRSEQCYSELADLKVIHWNSPHKLRVKNKHVELFRTLYLTFLEYDGSLLRRELIGCPSEGEQQGGSQAALSQLDEEDPCYDFRRESLASHRVHLSFLPHVTPPPDPYDVTLVAQLSMDRLQMLELICRHWDGPMSLALYLSDAEAQQFLRYAQASEVLQSRTNVAYHVVYKEGQLYPVNLLRNVALKNSQTPYVFLSDIDFLPMYGLYEYLRKSISQQDLTGPPKALIVPAFETLRYRLSFPKSKTELLSMLDTGALYTFRYHVWEKGHAPTDYAKWRTATTPYRVEWAPDFEPYVVVRRDCPEYDQRFLGFGWNKVSHIMELDAQEHELLVLPNAFIIHMPHAPSFDISKFRSSENYRLCVQALKEEFHQDLSRRYGSAALKYLTAERNR, translated from the exons ATGCACCTCTCCTGTCGCAGCAAAGCCAAGTTCCTGGCCCTCGCTTTACTGCTGCTGTCTGCTGCAACCTGGTTGTACCTGTCTGTGGGGGAGACAGAAT ATGGTCCATCCCTGGGGCCGGTAGCCCCTCATTTTTCGGCCACACCGTCCCTCCAGTTAGAGCTGGAGAGCCGCCTGCGGGTAGCTGAGGAGGAGAATCGGAGACTGCGCCAGCAACTGGGCGAGATGAGGAATGAGGAGCAAAGCACCGGAGTAGGGACGGAAGGGGACAACAGCAGCCATTGTGAGCACAGGAGCCTGACTGAGAAGTGTGAA CTGATCCACGTGGCCATAGTCTGCGCCGGCCATAACAGCAGCCGAGATGTGGTGACCCTGGTGAAGTCCATTCTGTTCCACAG GAGAAACCCCTTACATCTGCACCTGATCACGGACGCCGTGGCTCTGCGCGTGCTGGGGAACCTGTTCAAGACCTGGATGGTGCCGTCCCTACAGATCAGCTTCTATAACGCAAGTGAGCTGAAG CCGGACGTTGCGTGGATCCCAAACAAACATTACTCGGGGATATATGGGTTACTGAAGCTCACACTGACCAAGGCGCTGCCCTCCGACCTCTCCAAGGTCATCGTCCTGGACACGGACATCACGTTTGCCACCGACATTGCCGAGCTCTGGGCAATCTTTAAGAAGTTCACAG GTGAGCAAGTTCTGGGTCTGGTGGAGAATCAGAGTGACTGGTACCTGGGGAACCTGTGGAAGAACCACAAGCCGTGGCCTGCCTTGGGCCGAGGATTCAACACAG GGGTCATTCTGCTGCTGTTGGACAAGCTGCGCCTGATTGGCTGGGAGGAGATGTGGCGACTGACAGCGGAGAGGGAGTTGATGAATATGCTGAGCACCTCGCTGGCTGACCAG GATATATTCAATGCTGTTATCAAGAGTTCCCCTACTCTAGTCTATCAGCTTCCCTGTTACTGGAACGTGCAGCTCTCCGACCACACGCGCTCCGAGCAGTGTTACAGCGAGCTGGCCGACCTCAAG GTCATTCACTGGAACTCCCCCCACAAGCTGCGAGTCAAGAACAAGCACGTTGAACTATTCCGCACCCTGTACCTGACTTTCCTAGAGTACGACGGGAGCCTCCTGCGCCGAGAGCTGATTGGCTGTCCGAGTGAAGGGGAACAGCAGGGGGGCAGCCAG GCTGCTCTGTCGCAATTGGACGAGGAAGACCCATGCTATGATTTCCGGAGGGAGAGCCTTGCATCCCACCGCGTCCACCTGTCCTTCCTGCCGCACGTAACCCCGCCCCCGGACCCCTATGATGTCACGCTGGTGGCACAGCTCTCTATGGACAG GCTGCAAATGCTGGAGCTGATCTGCCGGCACTGGGACGGCCCAATGAGCCTGGCCCTGTACCTGTCGGACGCGGAGGCGCAGCAGTTCCTACGCTATGCCCAGGCCTCCGAGGTGCTGCAGTCTCGCACCAACGTCGCCTACCATGTGGTCTATAAGGAGGGGCAGCTGTACCCCGTCAACCTCCTGCGCAACGTGGCCCTGAAGAACTCGCAGACCCCTTACGTCTTCCTGTCGGATATTGATTTCCTGCCCATGTACGGACTCTATGAATACTTACG gaaaTCCATATCCCAGCAGGACCTGACCGGCCCCCCCAAGGCTCTTATCGTTCCCGCCTTTGAGACTCTCCGTTACCGGCTTTCTTTCCCCAAGTCCAAGACAGAGCTACTCTCCATGCTGGATACGGGGGCGCTCTACACCTTCAG GTACCACGTATGGGAGAAAGGTCACGCCCCCACAGATTATGCCAAGTGGAGGACTGCGACCACCCCGTACCGGGTGGAGTGGGCGCCAGACTTCGAGCCGTACGTAGTGGTGAGACGGGACTGCCCTGAGTATGACCAGCGCTTCCTCGGCTTTGGCTGGAACAAAGTGTCGCACATCATGGAGCTGGATGCCCAG GAACAtgaactgctggttctgcctaACGCCTTTATCATCCACATGCCCCACGCTCCCAGCTTCGACATCTCCAAGTTCCGCTCCAGCGAAAATTACCGCCTGTGCGTCCAGGCCCTTAAGGAGGAGTTTCACCAAGACTTGTCCCGGCGCTACGGTTCCGCCGCCCTAAAATACCTCACGGCTGAGCGCAACCGGTGA